Proteins co-encoded in one Ammoniphilus sp. CFH 90114 genomic window:
- a CDS encoding DUF441 domain-containing protein, which produces MLSVQPYLLLLVLLVIGLIGKNQSIVIASSVLIAMKLFHLDKWIFPPLQKNGINWGVTILMIAVLVPIATGAIGFQELWQSVTSPAGVIALVAGIVAAVIPIPGISLLKDNPTITTAIVAGTILSVSLFKGIPVGPLIAAGLAAFFIQGYNLFSQFFR; this is translated from the coding sequence GTGTTAAGCGTTCAACCTTATCTCCTTCTGCTGGTCTTATTAGTAATTGGGCTTATTGGAAAGAATCAATCCATAGTGATTGCCTCTTCTGTCCTTATTGCCATGAAGCTATTTCATCTAGATAAGTGGATATTCCCACCGTTGCAGAAGAATGGAATTAATTGGGGAGTGACCATTCTCATGATTGCTGTATTGGTTCCTATAGCCACTGGAGCGATAGGTTTCCAAGAATTATGGCAGTCGGTTACATCACCAGCCGGTGTTATTGCGTTAGTAGCAGGGATAGTTGCTGCGGTTATCCCTATTCCAGGGATCTCGCTCTTGAAGGATAATCCAACTATAACTACGGCCATTGTGGCGGGAACGATACTTAGTGTTTCATTGTTCAAGGGCATACCCGTAGGACCATTGATAGCTGCTGGGTTGGCTGCCTTTTTTATTCAAGGTTACAACCTGTTCAGTCAATTTTTTAGATAG
- the ytvI gene encoding sporulation integral membrane protein YtvI, with amino-acid sequence MEQHWKTTVFQLIRLFIVLFFIVAAIWLLGFVIPLIYPFIIGLIIALIINRPVNALEGKTKLPRWAAVSIVLVFLIVIVFGAFTLLITQLVIEITHLIALMPVYIQDATNYLNQFITQEIVTNFYDNIQHYYQSLDEGYKEKIGENIGLGLTKIAAAGTFLVNSLLNGLQIFLTSLPNAATVLVISLLAAFFISNDFYRLKHKIANWLPQVFKARLAVIFNDLKKALFGFVKAQVTLVSITGFIVVIGLIVLRVEYAFTIGIITGILDLLPLLGTGFVFVPWIIYLFIKGNFSLVIGLSILYGIVIVQRQIMEPKIVAENIGLDPLVTLISLFVGLKLFGVAGLILGPVTVVILNALINAHVFEDLWKYIKGEPI; translated from the coding sequence ATGGAACAACATTGGAAAACAACAGTTTTCCAACTCATTCGACTATTTATTGTCCTATTTTTTATTGTGGCTGCGATTTGGTTATTAGGTTTTGTTATACCCTTAATATATCCTTTTATTATAGGACTCATTATTGCGTTAATCATAAACCGACCTGTTAATGCCCTCGAAGGAAAGACAAAATTGCCACGTTGGGCAGCCGTATCGATTGTCTTAGTCTTCTTAATCGTTATTGTTTTTGGAGCCTTCACTCTGCTGATTACGCAATTAGTAATTGAGATTACCCATCTAATTGCTCTTATGCCTGTTTATATTCAAGATGCGACAAACTACCTTAATCAGTTTATTACTCAAGAGATTGTCACTAATTTTTACGATAACATTCAACATTACTATCAGTCTTTAGATGAGGGTTACAAAGAAAAAATCGGAGAAAACATTGGTCTTGGTTTAACAAAAATAGCTGCTGCAGGAACATTTCTTGTCAATTCTTTGCTAAATGGATTGCAAATTTTTCTCACATCGCTGCCCAATGCAGCAACTGTTCTAGTCATTTCATTGCTTGCTGCTTTCTTTATCAGTAATGATTTTTATCGCCTAAAACATAAAATTGCTAATTGGCTTCCTCAGGTTTTTAAGGCCAGGCTTGCTGTTATCTTCAATGACTTGAAGAAGGCCTTGTTTGGCTTTGTAAAGGCTCAAGTAACACTTGTAAGCATTACCGGCTTTATTGTGGTCATTGGTTTAATTGTCTTAAGGGTGGAATATGCCTTTACGATTGGAATCATCACAGGAATATTGGACTTGCTTCCCCTCCTTGGTACAGGTTTTGTGTTTGTCCCTTGGATCATCTATTTATTTATTAAAGGGAACTTCAGTCTTGTCATCGGACTCTCTATTTTGTATGGAATCGTTATCGTTCAGAGGCAGATTATGGAACCTAAAATCGTCGCTGAAAACATTGGCTTAGATCCCCTTGTCACTCTTATTTCACTTTTTGTCGGTCTGAAATTATTTGGGGTAGCTGGCTTAATCCTAGGCCCCGTAACGGTTGTCATTCTTAATGCCTTGATTAATGCGCACGTATTCGAAGATCTATGGAAGTATATTAAAGGTGAACCTATATAA
- a CDS encoding DUF1657 domain-containing protein, producing MTVGTKIQQTLASAEGVKANLTSFALETNDQQAKQMYSQLAQSMENIVTTLKDRVSYVEQQEPQYKQQ from the coding sequence ATGACAGTAGGTACCAAAATTCAGCAAACCCTTGCTAGTGCAGAAGGAGTTAAGGCCAACCTTACCTCATTTGCGCTAGAAACCAATGATCAACAGGCCAAACAAATGTATAGTCAGTTAGCCCAATCGATGGAAAATATCGTTACCACTCTAAAGGATCGGGTAAGTTACGTGGAGCAACAAGAACCCCAATATAAACAGCAATAA
- a CDS encoding DUF4363 family protein, protein MRRLSILLVLLMLLVSCVNPFKVPMTEQQDIKSWILKAEKEISKDNWREAQKIGNELSDGWGSIRKRISLNASSDEMTQMDIAIEQFKVYVKEEDKTVALAEVERLKQLWQTLASL, encoded by the coding sequence TTGAGGAGATTAAGCATATTACTTGTTCTATTAATGTTGTTAGTGTCTTGTGTGAATCCATTTAAGGTACCTATGACCGAACAGCAAGATATAAAAAGTTGGATTTTAAAGGCTGAGAAAGAAATTTCAAAAGATAATTGGAGAGAAGCCCAAAAAATTGGCAATGAACTATCTGATGGGTGGGGGTCAATCCGAAAAAGAATTAGTCTAAATGCGAGCTCAGATGAAATGACACAGATGGACATTGCCATCGAACAATTTAAGGTCTATGTCAAGGAGGAAGATAAGACGGTGGCTTTAGCTGAAGTAGAAAGATTAAAACAGCTTTGGCAAACCCTTGCTAGTCTATAG
- a CDS encoding DUF421 domain-containing protein, translated as MSITMLVLIRSLAAFFILFFFTRLIGKQQLSQLTVFEYLVGITIGSIASAMSIELDIQSMNGIFGMAVWAVIPIAFAIIGLKSPIMRRYIQGEPRVLIRNGRIVDHNLRKERLDLDQLMMLLRQKNIFAVADVEFAIMEVNGQLSVMPKSNKRPLTASDMNLPVRSEQNSITFIKDGVVNSQALIEAGLDRTWLIGKLREQGIQDEKEVFLAQLDSHDQFFVDRKEDWRENLNPGYEHILSQFYQLHADFHQFSLLTEDEKVKKDYYKMKRQLDKMIRQVETHISKVKS; from the coding sequence GTGTCGATAACCATGTTAGTACTTATACGTTCTTTAGCTGCCTTTTTTATCCTTTTTTTCTTTACTAGGCTAATTGGGAAACAACAATTGTCTCAGCTGACTGTATTTGAGTATTTAGTTGGCATCACAATTGGTTCTATCGCTTCTGCAATGTCGATAGAACTGGATATTCAATCAATGAATGGAATATTTGGAATGGCAGTTTGGGCGGTTATCCCCATTGCCTTCGCTATCATTGGCTTGAAGAGTCCGATAATGAGAAGATATATTCAAGGAGAACCTAGGGTTCTTATTCGAAACGGGCGTATCGTCGACCATAACTTGCGTAAAGAACGTCTTGATTTAGACCAGCTCATGATGTTATTACGTCAAAAAAATATTTTTGCAGTAGCTGATGTGGAATTTGCCATTATGGAAGTGAATGGCCAATTAAGTGTTATGCCTAAGTCGAATAAGAGGCCTTTAACCGCAAGTGATATGAATCTTCCTGTACGTAGTGAACAAAACTCTATCACCTTTATTAAAGATGGGGTCGTCAACTCACAAGCGCTGATAGAAGCTGGGTTGGACAGAACATGGCTTATAGGTAAGCTTAGAGAACAAGGAATACAAGATGAAAAGGAAGTATTCCTTGCCCAACTTGATAGCCATGATCAATTCTTTGTTGACCGCAAGGAGGATTGGAGAGAAAACTTAAATCCTGGATATGAGCATATCTTAAGTCAATTTTATCAATTGCATGCAGACTTTCATCAATTCAGCTTACTTACGGAGGATGAAAAAGTGAAGAAGGATTATTATAAAATGAAACGGCAACTAGATAAAATGATTCGTCAAGTGGAAACTCATATTTCCAAAGTTAAGAGTTAG
- a CDS encoding thioesterase family protein, which produces MPRTVESRVRVRYQETDQMKVVYHANYLVWFEIGRTDYIRELGISYSHLEQMGILLPVLEVQCKYIQAAKYEDELKVETTVSELKGVRLTFKYQVKRVKDDQLLAEGWTQHVFATTDLKPVNLRSKMPELYRMIIDGIE; this is translated from the coding sequence ATGCCAAGAACAGTGGAATCAAGGGTAAGAGTAAGATATCAAGAGACAGACCAAATGAAGGTAGTCTATCATGCGAATTACTTAGTGTGGTTTGAGATTGGAAGGACCGATTACATTAGAGAGCTAGGTATTTCTTATTCTCATCTGGAGCAGATGGGCATCTTGCTGCCGGTTTTGGAAGTTCAATGTAAATACATACAAGCGGCGAAATATGAAGACGAGTTAAAAGTTGAGACAACCGTGAGTGAGCTTAAGGGTGTTCGACTGACGTTTAAATATCAGGTTAAGCGCGTTAAGGATGATCAATTGTTGGCTGAGGGATGGACACAACACGTCTTTGCAACTACAGATCTCAAGCCTGTAAACCTAAGATCAAAGATGCCAGAGCTGTATCGCATGATTATTGATGGCATCGAATAA
- the accA gene encoding acetyl-CoA carboxylase carboxyl transferase subunit alpha: MAGDLQFEKPLVELQNKIAELRKFTEEKGIDFTDEIAKLEEKARALQKEIYGNLTPWQRVQIARHPERPTTLDYIKYLCTDFIELHGDRVFGDDAAIVGGIAKLEGQPITIIGHQKGKDTKDNIARNFGMPHPEGYRKALRLMHQADKFNRPIICLINTPGAYPGIAAEERGQSEAIARNLREMAGLSVPIICIVTGEGGSGGALALGMGNRILMLENSFYSVISPEGAAALLWKDSSLAQRAAEHMKITAKDLKELGVIDAIIPEPFGGAHREVSKQAELMKEAILVHLKELKTKSADELKKERYEKFASMGQFTTLINN, from the coding sequence ATGGCTGGTGATTTGCAGTTTGAGAAGCCCCTTGTAGAATTGCAGAATAAAATAGCGGAGTTACGTAAGTTTACAGAGGAAAAGGGAATAGATTTTACAGATGAAATTGCAAAGCTGGAGGAAAAAGCCCGTGCTCTTCAAAAGGAAATCTACGGTAACCTTACTCCATGGCAACGAGTCCAAATCGCCCGTCACCCGGAAAGACCTACGACACTTGATTATATTAAGTATCTTTGCACTGATTTTATAGAGCTCCATGGTGACCGAGTTTTCGGAGATGATGCAGCTATTGTTGGCGGAATTGCTAAACTAGAAGGGCAGCCGATTACCATTATTGGTCATCAGAAGGGGAAGGATACCAAAGATAATATTGCTAGAAACTTTGGGATGCCGCACCCTGAAGGTTATAGAAAAGCTCTCCGTCTAATGCATCAAGCGGATAAATTTAACCGCCCGATTATCTGTTTAATCAACACTCCAGGAGCATATCCAGGGATTGCAGCGGAGGAGAGAGGTCAGAGTGAAGCGATTGCCCGAAATTTAAGGGAGATGGCTGGTCTATCGGTACCGATTATCTGCATCGTGACAGGAGAAGGCGGAAGCGGTGGGGCCCTTGCTCTTGGTATGGGTAATCGAATCCTTATGCTAGAGAACTCCTTTTACTCTGTCATTTCCCCAGAAGGAGCAGCGGCTCTCCTTTGGAAGGATTCGAGCTTAGCGCAGAGAGCAGCTGAGCATATGAAGATTACCGCTAAAGATCTTAAGGAATTAGGGGTTATTGATGCGATTATTCCTGAACCTTTTGGCGGAGCGCACAGAGAGGTTTCGAAGCAGGCTGAGCTGATGAAGGAAGCCATACTGGTTCATTTAAAGGAACTAAAAACGAAGTCTGCTGATGAGTTAAAGAAAGAACGCTATGAGAAATTTGCATCTATGGGTCAATTTACGACTCTTATTAATAATTAA
- the accD gene encoding acetyl-CoA carboxylase, carboxyltransferase subunit beta, translating to MLKDIFYKRKKYATISSPLTTEQPSPVEKKEIPEGLMVKCTQCGSISYTKELEKNLKVCSSCGHHFAMNSFERIHATLDEGHFFEYDSDMISVDPLSFPDYLDKVEKDMEKTNLNEAVLTGEGTIMGHPVVIGVMDSRFRMGSMGSVVGEKIFRAIERAIEKKYPFILFSASGGARMQEGVLSLMQMAKTSAGLAKLHEERGLFISIMTNPTTGGVSASFATLGDYNLAEPGALIGFAGRRIIEQTIRQELPKDFQTAEFLLQHGQLDQVVHRKDMRNFLGKILDIHTVRGKI from the coding sequence TTGTTAAAAGATATCTTTTATAAGAGAAAGAAGTACGCAACGATTTCTAGCCCTCTGACTACAGAACAACCATCTCCCGTGGAAAAGAAGGAAATTCCGGAAGGACTAATGGTCAAATGTACCCAGTGCGGTTCCATTTCTTATACAAAAGAATTAGAGAAGAATTTGAAGGTATGTTCTTCATGTGGTCATCATTTTGCCATGAACTCCTTCGAACGTATTCATGCGACCTTAGATGAAGGTCATTTCTTTGAGTATGATAGTGATATGATTTCAGTAGATCCCTTATCCTTCCCTGACTACTTAGATAAGGTAGAGAAGGATATGGAGAAGACGAATCTCAATGAAGCAGTATTAACAGGAGAAGGGACAATTATGGGTCATCCTGTAGTCATTGGGGTAATGGATTCGCGCTTCCGTATGGGGAGTATGGGTTCGGTTGTTGGCGAAAAGATTTTTAGAGCCATTGAAAGAGCTATTGAGAAAAAATACCCTTTTATTCTGTTTTCCGCTTCCGGGGGAGCGAGAATGCAGGAAGGTGTGCTTAGTCTGATGCAGATGGCGAAAACAAGCGCAGGTCTTGCAAAACTCCATGAAGAGCGTGGTTTATTTATTTCGATCATGACGAATCCCACGACGGGTGGGGTTTCTGCAAGCTTTGCTACGTTAGGAGATTATAATTTAGCCGAGCCAGGGGCGCTTATCGGGTTTGCAGGACGTCGAATTATAGAACAAACCATTCGTCAGGAGCTCCCGAAGGATTTTCAAACGGCAGAGTTTCTTCTCCAGCACGGCCAGCTTGATCAGGTTGTTCATCGCAAGGATATGAGAAACTTCCTCGGCAAGATTCTAGACATTCATACGGTAAGGGGGAAGATCTAA
- a CDS encoding glutamate decarboxylase: MWTVIYIAPSAKMAEKIQDRLTAEGFLVKIRQASVSKHFEVLVPETELEEIQEILSSILQ; encoded by the coding sequence ATGTGGACAGTAATTTATATAGCTCCTAGCGCTAAGATGGCAGAGAAGATCCAGGATAGGCTAACTGCTGAAGGGTTTTTAGTCAAAATTAGACAAGCGTCAGTGTCTAAACATTTCGAAGTCCTTGTTCCAGAGACGGAACTAGAAGAGATTCAAGAAATTCTAAGTTCTATCTTGCAGTAA
- a CDS encoding FadR/GntR family transcriptional regulator: MLIGPSTGDKVYHGILLELNRIVEEDNLRPGDKLPSERELSERLKVGRSSVREALRALELLGLITTRRGEGTFIEHYRHNKLFDILGYYLLRDRKATKDLSEMRMILELDAVRLACTRANDKYIQIMEQSILDAEDKIRSGLSPVEEDFEFHRAIARASRNSVLQRIWIPIIEYSKTIRENSLTNEVTLELMIEQHRGILESIRNRNPEQAEERMREHLTHKLVHDISDGRF, from the coding sequence ATGCTAATTGGTCCTTCTACAGGGGATAAAGTCTACCATGGTATATTACTGGAATTGAACCGAATTGTAGAAGAAGACAATCTTCGCCCCGGTGACAAACTTCCTTCGGAACGGGAGCTCTCCGAACGACTGAAGGTAGGGAGATCATCGGTCCGGGAAGCACTCAGGGCACTCGAGCTGTTAGGGTTAATCACAACCCGAAGGGGAGAAGGGACTTTCATCGAGCATTACCGCCATAATAAACTGTTTGATATTCTAGGTTACTATTTATTACGCGATAGAAAGGCCACCAAAGATTTATCCGAGATGAGGATGATACTAGAACTAGACGCCGTACGCTTAGCATGCACGCGAGCGAATGATAAGTATATTCAAATTATGGAACAGTCTATCTTAGATGCGGAGGATAAGATACGTTCTGGACTCTCACCGGTCGAAGAGGACTTTGAGTTTCACCGTGCTATCGCTCGAGCCAGCAGGAATTCAGTTCTGCAACGAATCTGGATTCCCATAATAGAATACAGTAAAACGATAAGGGAAAATTCTCTAACCAACGAAGTCACATTAGAATTGATGATAGAGCAGCATAGAGGAATACTTGAATCCATCCGAAACCGGAATCCGGAACAGGCCGAAGAGCGGATGAGGGAGCATCTAACCCACAAGTTAGTGCATGATATCAGTGATGGACGTTTTTGA
- a CDS encoding NADP-dependent malic enzyme, whose protein sequence is MSKLREAALQMHKESQGKLGVHSKVAVKNAQDLSLAYSPGVAEPCKEIFEDESKVYDYTMKGNLVAVVSDGTAVLGLGNIGPQAAMPVMEGKAVLFKSFAGVDAFPLCLSTSDVDKIVESVKMLAPTFGGVNLEDIAAPQCFAIEERLKKECDIPVFHDDQHGTAIVTAAGLINALKIVDKSMEEIQVVVNGAGAAGIAVIKLLLSMGVKDVLLCDTKGIIYDGRPNGMNPIKEQMAKLTNKSNRVGSLSDAMVGADVFIGVSVKGAVTKAMVESMNRDSIIFAMANPDPEIMPVDALEAGARVVGTGRSDFPNQVNNVLAFPGIFRGALDVRATQINEAMKIAAVYAIADLVSASELNEEYVIPNPFDPRVAAHVASAVAQAAMDSGVSRLKVDPQEIKEKTLGLATIK, encoded by the coding sequence GTGTCCAAACTACGTGAGGCAGCTCTGCAAATGCATAAAGAAAGTCAAGGCAAACTTGGAGTGCACTCTAAGGTTGCAGTAAAGAATGCACAAGACCTAAGTCTTGCTTATTCTCCTGGCGTTGCAGAACCTTGCAAAGAGATCTTTGAAGACGAGAGTAAAGTCTATGACTACACTATGAAGGGAAATCTAGTTGCTGTAGTTTCGGACGGAACGGCTGTATTAGGATTGGGAAATATCGGGCCGCAGGCGGCGATGCCGGTAATGGAAGGTAAAGCCGTATTGTTTAAGTCTTTTGCGGGTGTCGATGCTTTCCCACTTTGCTTATCCACTTCAGATGTGGACAAGATTGTAGAAAGTGTGAAAATGTTAGCTCCAACCTTTGGAGGCGTTAATCTTGAAGATATTGCTGCACCGCAATGCTTCGCCATAGAAGAACGTCTCAAGAAGGAGTGCGATATCCCTGTTTTCCATGATGATCAGCATGGGACCGCTATTGTAACAGCGGCCGGTCTTATTAATGCATTGAAGATTGTAGACAAGTCTATGGAAGAGATCCAAGTTGTCGTTAACGGAGCTGGAGCGGCTGGAATAGCTGTTATTAAATTGTTGTTGAGTATGGGGGTCAAGGATGTTCTCTTGTGCGATACGAAGGGAATTATTTATGACGGAAGACCCAATGGAATGAATCCTATTAAAGAACAGATGGCAAAATTAACGAATAAGTCCAATCGAGTTGGATCGCTCTCTGACGCGATGGTGGGGGCGGATGTGTTTATTGGCGTGTCCGTGAAAGGCGCTGTAACGAAGGCCATGGTCGAGTCCATGAATCGGGATTCAATTATCTTTGCTATGGCTAATCCTGATCCAGAGATCATGCCAGTCGATGCGTTGGAAGCAGGAGCACGAGTTGTAGGAACAGGTAGATCTGACTTTCCTAACCAAGTCAATAATGTTCTGGCTTTCCCTGGAATTTTCCGAGGAGCACTGGATGTCAGGGCAACGCAAATCAATGAAGCCATGAAGATTGCTGCAGTTTATGCTATAGCAGATCTAGTTTCCGCTAGCGAGTTAAATGAAGAGTATGTCATACCGAATCCTTTCGATCCAAGAGTGGCAGCCCATGTTGCGTCGGCTGTTGCTCAAGCGGCCATGGATAGCGGCGTTTCTCGCTTGAAAGTAGATCCACAGGAAATTAAAGAAAAAACGTTAGGCTTAGCAACGATCAAATAG